From the Paenibacillus sp. MMS20-IR301 genome, the window CAAATGGGTGATGATGCCCTGCTGATTGATACAACCTTCCTGGAAGGGCAAAATGAAATTGAAGGGCAATTTTTCCTAATTCCCGATCCGGAATCTTTCCCAAAAATATTCAAGGCACTGGGAGTACCGTTTGATAATGATTGAAGAACAGAGCATCATTAAAGTAGGTATGGCGGATCTTAATGTAGGCAGCCAGGACAGTCTGATCCGTACGACGGGTCTTGGCTCCTGCGTTGGTATTACAATGTTTGATCCCGGCAAAAAGCTGGCAGGCATGGCGCATGTAATGCTGCCCTCGTCTGACATAGCCCGGGAAGGACAGATGAATATTGCCAAATTTTCCGACACCGCTGTACCTGAGCTTTTATCCCGCCTGCTGGCGCTGGGGGCGGTCCGGAGCCGGATCGTAGCCAAGATGGCCGGCGGCTCACAGATGTTTGCTTTTGCCGGGGGAAGTGACACCATGAGGATCGGGCCTCGTA encodes:
- a CDS encoding chemotaxis protein CheD; amino-acid sequence: MIEEQSIIKVGMADLNVGSQDSLIRTTGLGSCVGITMFDPGKKLAGMAHVMLPSSDIAREGQMNIAKFSDTAVPELLSRLLALGAVRSRIVAKMAGGSQMFAFAGGSDTMRIGPRNVESCKLALESLNIPLIAEDTGGNYGRTIEISCSTGVLFIRSVQKGPKEI